The genomic interval GTATATTTTAGAGCCGTTTTTTTAACCGGAGTAAATTATAGTGAATAAGAAGGAGGaattgatcctagatcagcactcctactgagactctgtGAAAACGGGCCTCGGGGTTATGGCTAAGCAACATCCCTGTGCCGTATAACTATCCAATCAGATCTTCTCAAACCCACAGAGGGGTTTACCTGACGACTCAAACTGAATTATTCCACTGCTCTATGTTCGCTACATATTTCAGTCTGAGACTACCATCATTGAAGTGGTTTGTAGTGACTTCAAAATGAGgagtgttgtacaaaacaaaagTCGTCAGTGATTGGATCGTCTTtcaccaatcagagtatcaaagccaatggcAAAATTTCAAAACACCCCTTTACCCCtgtgtgttctggctctggcctAACCCATCAGTTTCTGGGACCCATCAGAATGGTTACATTGTGTTTGTGTTCTAGAAATCGTCAGGTAGGTAcgcagatccagactcattgtggGGAAGAAAAAAAACTCTAGTCTGTGGACGTAGCGTGGCATTTGGCTGGAGCAAAGAGTTAGATTAGCCAGGCAACAGAGAGGTATGGGTTTAGGGTGGATTTTAGAATGGGAATAACATGTGTGTTCAGGTGCTTGTGTTACCTTGACGTAGTCAGCATGGCCCGGGCAGTCTGTGTGTGCATAGTGTCTGTTGGCTGTGGTGTACTCTACATGGGATGCATTGATGGTGATGCCCCTGGCCTTCTCCTCAGGGGCATTGTCAATGTCCTCATACTTCTTATAGCGGGCGCCTCCAGCCTCAGCCAGCACTAGGAACCACAAAGGCTCAATTAGAAACATACAATAGCATCATATATAGAGAACACACAGCATCTGACAGAACATTGTTATTTTGCCAGCAGATGCTTTGATTGGTCAACAGTCCACAGTAACTCAGTGGGTTTCAAGCACGCTTGTTATCTGCTTAGTTTGAATTCAATAATAGATgtaaaatgagaaaaataaaaggtgacatCAGTTACCTTTGGTGATGGCAGCCGTTAGAGTTGTCTTGCCATGGTCAACATGGCCAATCGTGCCAATGTTCACATGGGGCTTGTCTCTTGCATATGTTTTCTTGGCCTTAACCTCTGCTGCAAAGTTCCGCAGAGTAAATGGCACTGCACACTGAGAGAGAAAAAGGATGAAGAAGAGTGTTTGATGGAAAGCAGGGCCAGAAGACGCATATGGGCAGGAGATCAGTCAAAAAGGCAACTCCAGTTTTTGCCACCCAAAGCATTACTAAAACCAGCAAACATTACTACCCCTAGGACTGTAATTGTATATCCCTGATTGGTTAGCCATAGGATGTGTGAATGAATGCATACTCAAACACCATCTAGGTACTCACCAGTTTATAGGAGCTGTGCAGAAGACCCGGTGAGGAAAGCTGAAGGGCTAGAACGACAACATGTATTTAATAATCAGGTGGAGGACTCCCGAGACCGTCGACTGTGTCAAGAGAAGTCGCTAGCTAAATATCACAAGGTGTACATACATGGCTTAGGGCCATCTAGCTTCGTCCTGCAACATAAGAGATTATGTTGACATTGGGTTTATTATACACAACTAGCTATATTGCGGGACGAAGCTAGGCCATGCATAATGTGTATAGGCTAGTTATCTGTTATAACCTAGGCTACCTCAAAACACATTACTGTTCCCTGTATGTTATTCTTTCAAACTGCAAATGTTTCTGACGCTAGCTACATCGTTAGAAAACTAATTTCGTTTTTAACTGTATCTGACACGTTTCTGATAGGCCTAACGTTTTCACAACGCAAGAGATCGCTTGTTTAACTAATATTATTTAACGTGACCTTGCTCTGCCTGCGGAACGAGTCGAGCGGCTAGCCTGCTACAGCATCCTTGCTCACTAGGGTTCATTCAAACCCCACATACGTTTCGTCGcgattaaaaatcaaaacattatAATGGTAAATAAAGATTATTAATAATTGAAACACAGTAAATTACAATATTGGGCGTGTGGTTGTGAATGTGTTGTATAACTTTAACTAACCAGAGAAACATGCACGAAGCCCAACAAGCGCCGCCATCTTGGACTGACAAGCGGATGAAAGTGACGTCATTACATGGTGaccgtttctttttcttcttcgtCTGTGGGTTATATGGCGGACTACAACCCAAAAAGGTGTGTTGCCGCCACCAACTGGATGGGTTGAAACCAAAACAAGGTAAAACAGAAAATCCATACGTGGTAGGGAAACTAATTTAATCCACCCAAATAAAAATAGTACATTGACAAAACAAAACTCCCACTTCTTCCTTCTTTCAATTCTCCATATCTCCTTTCTCAGGCTCTagggcctgaga from Oncorhynchus gorbuscha isolate QuinsamMale2020 ecotype Even-year unplaced genomic scaffold, OgorEven_v1.0 Un_scaffold_12531, whole genome shotgun sequence carries:
- the LOC124030540 gene encoding elongation factor Tu, mitochondrial-like, with translation MAALVGLRACFSALQLSSPGLLHSSYKLCAVPFTLRNFAAEVKAKKTYARDKPHVNIGTIGHVDHGKTTLTAAITKVLAEAGGARYKKYEDIDNAPEEKARGITINASHVEYTTANRHYAHTDCPGHADYVKNMITGTAQLDGCILVVAATDGQMPQTREHLLLARQIGVEHVVVFVNKADAVEDKEMLELVELEIRELLTEFGYDGENTPVVIGSALCALENKQPDLG